The Thermoplasmata archaeon genome contains a region encoding:
- a CDS encoding DUF1801 domain-containing protein, which produces MPSTSGRSEDVDKLLAAIEPPQREVARALRDLVLETGPDLQEKVIYGVPWYRGKSYVCAIAAHSDHTNLEFYRGTSLRDPTALLEGTGKNLRHVKVYAVGEVRRPRLRALLREAIALDAA; this is translated from the coding sequence ATGCCATCCACCTCGGGCCGCAGCGAGGATGTGGACAAGCTCCTCGCGGCGATCGAGCCGCCCCAGCGCGAGGTCGCGCGGGCGCTTCGGGACCTCGTCCTTGAGACGGGACCGGATCTCCAGGAAAAGGTGATATACGGCGTGCCGTGGTATCGAGGGAAGAGCTACGTCTGCGCGATCGCCGCCCACTCGGACCACACGAACCTCGAATTCTATCGTGGCACGTCCTTGCGCGATCCGACGGCGCTCCTGGAGGGCACCGGGAAGAATCTGCGCCACGTGAAGGTCTACGCGGTGGGCGAGGTCAGGCGACCGCGGTTGAGGGCGCTGCTCCGCGAAGCGATCGCGCTGGACGCGGCGTGA